The genomic interval GGTGTGCGCCTGCTGCTCCAGGATCAGCGTGGACAGGCCGGACTGGGCCAGATACGTGGCGGCGACCAGACCGTTGTGTCCACCGCCGACTATGACGACGTCGTAGAAGTCCTTCATCCCACCGGCCAATCGAGCTTGTGGTACGCGGCGTCCCAGAACATCCATTCGTAGCGGCACGTCATAGCGAAGTGCTGGTGACAACGTTCCCGCTCCGCGGCCCCCACGTCCAGTCGATCCGTGACGGCGAGCACCTCCTCGACGACTGTGTCGAACTCCTCCGAGCCGTACGTCTCGATCCACTGGCGGTACAGCGGGTCCGGTGAGGACCGCTTCAGCAGCTCCCGGCCGACATCGCGGTAGATCCAGTAGCAGGGCAGTACGGCGGCCACGGCCTCGGCGTACGTGCCTGTGGCGCAGACGGCCGTCAGATAGGACATGTACGCCGTTGTGTTCGGTCCGGACCCAGTGGCGTCGACATCCGCTGCAGACAGCCCCAGCGACGCCAGTAGCGACGTGTGCAGCTCCCGCTCGACCGCGATGGCGTTGGCGGCATGCAGCGCGAACATGCTGACCGCGTCCTCGTCCGGAGCGCGCCCGGCGACCAGGCTGAGCGCCCGTGAGTACGCGCGGAGGTAGTGGCTGTCCTGGACGATGAAGTACCGGAACGCGTCGTGATCGAGGGTGCCGTCGGTCAGCCCGGTGATGAACGGGTGCCGGACGATCTCGTCGTACACGGAGGCGGCACCGCGGTCCCACAGCTCGCCGGAAAACGTCATCCCCACTCCTTGCTGTCGACTGCGACCGACCTTATCCACAGACGCGGCGA from Kribbella sp. NBC_00709 carries:
- the tenA gene encoding thiaminase II, giving the protein MTFSGELWDRGAASVYDEIVRHPFITGLTDGTLDHDAFRYFIVQDSHYLRAYSRALSLVAGRAPDEDAVSMFALHAANAIAVERELHTSLLASLGLSAADVDATGSGPNTTAYMSYLTAVCATGTYAEAVAAVLPCYWIYRDVGRELLKRSSPDPLYRQWIETYGSEEFDTVVEEVLAVTDRLDVGAAERERCHQHFAMTCRYEWMFWDAAYHKLDWPVG